A single Synergistales bacterium DNA region contains:
- a CDS encoding type II secretion system GspH family protein, with product MRKKMMKRRSAFTLVELLVVIVIIGILSSMLMLTMGSGTDRATATKIVSDLRNLKAAAIMVYADDDAWPTNSDIASLDRYVDQSISSDVYAISDSNDYVGYLGIDTNGEVDNYLKDMAEDNGLYGTNGGTDLSTPNSYAEGDTAVWMKLR from the coding sequence ATGAGAAAAAAGATGATGAAACGGCGGAGCGCCTTTACACTGGTGGAACTGCTGGTGGTGATCGTGATTATCGGGATCCTCTCCAGCATGCTGATGCTGACAATGGGATCGGGAACGGACCGCGCCACGGCGACGAAGATCGTCAGTGATTTGCGGAATCTGAAGGCCGCGGCGATTATGGTGTATGCAGACGATGATGCCTGGCCAACGAATTCAGATATAGCTTCGTTGGATCGCTATGTTGATCAATCAATATCAAGTGATGTCTATGCAATATCTGACTCTAATGATTATGTGGGCTATTTGGGTATAGACACTAATGGCGAAGTTGATAACTATCTAAAGGATATGGCAGAGGATAATGGACTCTATGGAACTAACGGTGGGACAGATCTTTCAACCCCAAATAGTTATGCGGAAGGAGATACAGCTGTTTGGATGAAATTAAGATAG
- a CDS encoding type II secretion system GspH family protein has product MMRNRGGFGLVEVIISLVLVGIALSALALTPTMVAYLTKGLIQREQAGSIVNAYLVRYSLVSLDVDQHTFPIAELPAGRLSFDRVSDDEALTVQLTWSGTRPGGNNVLRRTRTVVVSEDSGGGS; this is encoded by the coding sequence ATGATGAGAAACAGAGGCGGCTTCGGACTCGTCGAGGTGATCATATCGCTGGTACTGGTGGGGATCGCCCTCTCGGCGCTCGCCCTGACGCCGACCATGGTGGCCTATCTCACCAAGGGGCTGATCCAGCGGGAGCAGGCGGGGAGCATCGTCAACGCCTATCTGGTGCGGTACTCCCTGGTTTCCCTCGACGTTGACCAGCATACCTTCCCCATTGCGGAGCTCCCGGCCGGGAGATTGAGTTTCGACCGCGTCAGCGATGACGAGGCGCTCACGGTGCAGCTCACCTGGAGCGGCACCAGGCCGGGGGGCAACAATGTCCTCCGCCGTACCAGAACCGTGGTGGTCTCCGAAGACAGCGGAGGCGGGTCATGA
- a CDS encoding prepilin-type N-terminal cleavage/methylation domain-containing protein, with protein MRRIRRGLKDSAEGFTLVELIITMLIGGLIMAAVVSLLFMFTQQATQSRDLVEAAQRGQMVVLLLDRPVQHAGLGMPGDSSDYAKMLSFDTKPAYRSWGTPFSVDEGGERLYVLYGIDTELGVVSPCAISPDTALCSLDLSTDEGDSLPPATEVGDYTQWLSLVGSDIVLYRTGYDPGLGRLYGKYQPDRVDRINLNSDLYQLRGLEAWVSPSEDIFYTRDYKNEEIGVVPPRQPRVRGIASWDISFGRDPALVTVKVLARAGTRHDRAVSTTVPGWGAPPDPYYRYVLIQRTWHLRNWVW; from the coding sequence ATGAGGCGGATTCGCCGGGGCCTCAAGGATTCCGCAGAGGGGTTCACGCTGGTCGAGCTGATCATCACCATGCTCATCGGCGGGCTGATCATGGCGGCGGTGGTGTCGCTGCTTTTCATGTTTACCCAGCAGGCTACCCAGAGCAGGGATCTGGTGGAGGCCGCCCAGCGTGGGCAGATGGTGGTCCTCCTGCTTGACCGGCCGGTCCAGCACGCCGGTCTGGGGATGCCCGGCGACTCCAGTGACTATGCCAAAATGCTGTCCTTCGATACCAAACCGGCCTACCGGTCCTGGGGTACGCCCTTCTCGGTCGACGAGGGCGGTGAGCGCCTGTACGTGCTCTACGGGATCGACACGGAACTGGGCGTGGTCTCGCCCTGTGCGATTTCCCCCGACACCGCGCTGTGCTCCCTGGATCTCTCCACCGACGAGGGGGATTCCCTTCCGCCAGCGACGGAGGTGGGTGACTATACCCAATGGCTGTCGCTGGTGGGGAGCGATATCGTCCTCTATCGCACCGGCTATGATCCCGGCCTGGGTAGGCTGTACGGGAAGTACCAGCCTGACAGGGTCGACAGGATCAACCTCAACTCCGATCTCTACCAGCTCCGCGGTCTGGAGGCCTGGGTCTCCCCCTCGGAGGATATCTTCTATACGAGGGACTACAAAAACGAGGAGATCGGTGTGGTGCCGCCCCGGCAACCGCGGGTCCGCGGGATCGCCAGCTGGGATATCTCTTTCGGCCGTGACCCGGCGCTGGTCACCGTGAAGGTGCTCGCCAGAGCCGGCACCAGGCACGACAGAGCCGTGTCCACCACGGTGCCGGGCTGGGGCGCCCCGCCGGATCCCTACTACCGCTATGTCCTGATCCAGCGGACCTGGCATCTGCGCAACTGGGTCTGGTAG
- the pyrR gene encoding bifunctional pyr operon transcriptional regulator/uracil phosphoribosyltransferase PyrR, with product MVWHVKNQVMTKEEMERSLKRMAHEIVERNKGLDDVQLVGIQRRGIPLVQRLGRFLHQFEGRELPIGKLDITLYRDDLTLRYPQPLLRSTDVPFDLTGQRIVLVDDVLYTGRTARAALDALVDLGRPGSIQLAVLVDRGHRELPIHADYVGKNLPTASSELVEVHVEEVDGTDEVWIAEWEEE from the coding sequence ATGGTGTGGCATGTGAAAAACCAGGTGATGACAAAGGAAGAGATGGAGCGTTCGCTGAAGCGGATGGCCCACGAGATCGTGGAACGGAACAAGGGGCTCGACGACGTCCAGCTTGTGGGGATCCAGCGGCGCGGCATCCCGCTGGTGCAGCGTCTGGGGCGGTTCCTGCACCAGTTCGAGGGCCGGGAGCTGCCCATCGGCAAGCTGGATATCACGCTCTACCGGGACGACCTCACCCTCCGCTATCCCCAGCCGCTGCTGCGGAGCACCGATGTGCCCTTCGATCTGACGGGGCAGCGGATTGTGCTGGTGGACGATGTGCTCTACACGGGGCGCACCGCCCGAGCCGCGCTGGATGCGCTGGTCGACCTGGGACGTCCCGGGTCCATCCAGCTTGCGGTCCTGGTGGACCGGGGGCACCGGGAGCTCCCCATCCATGCGGACTATGTGGGGAAGAACCTGCCCACCGCGTCGTCGGAGCTGGTGGAGGTGCACGTCGAAGAGGTGGACGGCACCGACGAGGTCTGGATCGCCGAATGGGAGGAGGAGTAA
- a CDS encoding aspartate carbamoyltransferase catalytic subunit codes for MAWTHRNLLDVDVLSRADLELLMDQSTYMEELLDRPIKKVPALRGRMIVNLFFEPSTRTRASFELAEKFLGADVVNWSASGSSVKKGESLVDTAWTLEAMGADAVVVRHSRVGTPWYLRDKLFHAAVFNAGDGAHAHPTQALLDVYTLWKEVGDLDGKKVAIVGDVLHSRVVRSDITAFQALGAEVVLSGPGTLMPLDIGALDAHYEPDPRKAVEGADAVYLLRLQRERQDEGLLPTEDEYHRRYGAHGELLGHARSDAFVMHPGPINRGVEIASEVADSSQSLILKQVRSGVAVRMALLYLCLGGSVE; via the coding sequence ATGGCCTGGACCCACAGGAACCTGCTTGATGTGGACGTGCTGAGCCGGGCGGACCTGGAGCTTCTGATGGACCAGTCCACCTACATGGAGGAGCTCCTGGACCGGCCGATCAAGAAGGTGCCCGCTCTGCGGGGGAGGATGATCGTCAATCTCTTTTTCGAGCCCTCCACGCGGACCAGGGCCTCCTTCGAGCTGGCCGAGAAGTTCCTCGGCGCCGATGTGGTCAACTGGTCGGCTTCCGGTTCCAGCGTCAAGAAGGGCGAAAGCCTTGTCGATACGGCCTGGACGCTGGAGGCCATGGGGGCCGACGCCGTGGTGGTGCGCCACTCCCGGGTGGGCACGCCCTGGTATCTCCGCGACAAGCTCTTCCACGCGGCGGTCTTCAACGCCGGCGACGGCGCCCACGCCCATCCCACCCAGGCGCTGCTGGATGTCTACACCCTCTGGAAGGAGGTGGGCGATCTGGACGGGAAGAAGGTGGCCATCGTGGGCGACGTGCTCCACAGCCGGGTGGTGCGCAGCGATATCACCGCCTTCCAGGCCCTGGGCGCCGAGGTGGTGCTCTCCGGTCCGGGGACGCTGATGCCCCTGGATATCGGGGCGCTGGACGCCCACTATGAACCCGATCCCAGGAAGGCCGTGGAGGGCGCCGACGCGGTCTATCTGCTGCGCCTGCAGCGGGAGCGGCAGGACGAAGGACTGCTGCCTACGGAAGACGAGTACCACCGCCGGTACGGGGCCCACGGGGAGCTGCTCGGGCACGCCAGGAGCGATGCCTTTGTGATGCACCCGGGGCCGATCAACCGCGGCGTGGAGATCGCGTCGGAGGTGGCCGATTCCTCGCAGAGTCTGATCCTCAAGCAGGTGCGCAGCGGTGTGGCCGTGCGTATGGCTCTGCTCTATCTCTGCCTGGGGGGGAGTGTCGAATAA
- a CDS encoding dihydroorotase, translating to MLLQKVYLFDGRTVTDETVDIHVRDGKVAAIGKELDAPRGEERVDLQGMLVAPGFIDIHGHFRDPGQTWREDLLSGSRAAAAGGYVTAVAMPNTDPPLDAQVQVEYVAGKRYPENGAVVRPAGAVTKGRAGVELTEMARMVESGAVLFTDDGSPVRTHHLMRTALLYARDLGVRIMEHPEEPELTRDGEVNEGRCSAISGMKGFPHSGETLGVIRSLELSRETGVPIHLTHVSLGRALEMIRRAKKEGVAVTCDVTPHHLVLSEEDVLESHFNAAYKVNPPLRSEADVRALWEGIADGTVDAIGTDHAPYRVEEKDVPFQDAPFGIASYECAVAAVLDAWQRNPRGVALHQLLARWSAGPAGILGEYGRAFGAVEEGKPATLTVLDLHRSRTVDTRQWYSKAAITPYAGRSLQGWPVAAILEGKTLSGCGIAGLEAGR from the coding sequence ATGCTGCTGCAGAAGGTCTATCTCTTCGACGGAAGAACGGTCACCGACGAGACCGTGGATATCCATGTGCGGGACGGAAAGGTGGCGGCCATCGGGAAGGAGCTGGATGCGCCCCGGGGGGAGGAGCGTGTCGATCTGCAGGGGATGCTGGTGGCCCCGGGCTTTATCGATATCCACGGCCACTTCCGCGACCCCGGCCAGACCTGGCGGGAGGATCTGCTCTCCGGTTCCCGGGCGGCGGCGGCGGGGGGCTATGTGACGGCGGTGGCCATGCCCAACACCGACCCGCCGCTGGACGCCCAGGTGCAGGTGGAGTATGTGGCCGGCAAGCGATACCCCGAAAACGGAGCGGTGGTCCGCCCGGCGGGGGCGGTGACCAAGGGCCGTGCGGGGGTGGAGCTCACCGAGATGGCCCGGATGGTGGAATCCGGGGCGGTGCTCTTTACCGACGACGGCTCCCCCGTCAGGACCCACCATCTGATGCGCACGGCCCTGCTCTACGCGCGGGATCTGGGGGTGCGGATCATGGAACATCCCGAGGAACCGGAGCTCACCAGGGACGGCGAGGTCAACGAGGGCCGCTGCTCCGCCATCAGCGGGATGAAGGGCTTCCCCCACTCCGGCGAGACCCTTGGGGTGATCCGGTCTCTGGAACTGAGCCGGGAGACAGGGGTCCCCATCCATCTCACCCATGTCAGTCTGGGGAGAGCCCTGGAGATGATCCGCCGGGCCAAGAAGGAGGGGGTGGCGGTGACCTGCGATGTCACCCCGCACCATCTGGTGCTCTCCGAGGAGGATGTCCTGGAGAGCCATTTCAACGCCGCCTACAAGGTGAACCCGCCCCTCCGGAGCGAGGCCGACGTCAGGGCCCTCTGGGAGGGCATCGCCGACGGCACGGTGGACGCGATCGGTACGGACCACGCCCCCTACCGGGTGGAGGAGAAGGATGTCCCCTTCCAGGACGCCCCCTTCGGGATCGCCTCCTACGAGTGCGCCGTGGCGGCTGTCCTGGATGCCTGGCAGCGCAATCCCCGGGGCGTGGCGCTCCACCAGCTGCTGGCCAGGTGGTCTGCAGGACCGGCGGGGATACTCGGCGAATACGGCAGGGCCTTCGGAGCCGTGGAAGAGGGGAAACCCGCCACCCTCACCGTGCTGGACCTCCACAGGAGTCGCACGGTGGACACCAGACAGTGGTACAGCAAGGCGGCCATCACGCCCTATGCGGGGAGATCGCTGCAGGGATGGCCTGTGGCGGCCATCCTCGAGGGGAAGACGCTCTCCGGCTGCGGCATCGCAGGGCTGGAGGCGGGCAGGTAA
- a CDS encoding dihydroorotate dehydrogenase — MRCGSIEGTGVVEAIRPLTEDTWAMEVRAPWIAEGALPGRFLLLRPLPGRDPLLGRPLAIAGTAGETVHLLVQAVGRGTSILASLPRGASVQLRGPLGRGFPGEPRGRLLLLGGGVGGAPLRVASQLLSWGGMAHRFRLGLPDHRWIPFGRHLQGEFPWLELWSEDGSIGSEGTPLEELPTDVEEVWACGPPGMLRALCRSVPSGVRCFVSMEARMACGYGGCLGCAVPTTGGMRRACTDGPVFAGEEILWDELG; from the coding sequence ATGCGCTGCGGGTCCATCGAGGGGACGGGTGTGGTCGAAGCGATCCGTCCCCTCACGGAGGACACCTGGGCGATGGAGGTCAGGGCTCCGTGGATCGCCGAAGGAGCGCTTCCCGGCCGGTTCCTCCTTCTGCGACCGCTGCCGGGCCGGGATCCCCTGCTGGGGAGACCCCTGGCCATCGCCGGTACTGCGGGGGAGACGGTCCATCTGCTTGTGCAGGCGGTGGGACGGGGGACCTCCATCCTCGCCTCCCTTCCCCGGGGGGCTTCGGTGCAGCTGCGGGGCCCCCTGGGAAGGGGCTTCCCCGGGGAACCCCGGGGACGGCTCCTGCTGCTGGGCGGAGGGGTGGGGGGGGCGCCGCTGCGGGTCGCCTCGCAGCTGCTCAGTTGGGGGGGGATGGCCCACCGCTTTCGTCTGGGCCTTCCGGACCACCGGTGGATCCCCTTCGGGCGGCATCTGCAGGGGGAATTCCCCTGGCTCGAGCTGTGGTCGGAAGACGGCAGCATAGGAAGCGAGGGCACGCCGCTGGAGGAGCTGCCGACGGATGTCGAGGAGGTCTGGGCCTGCGGCCCGCCGGGGATGCTCCGTGCGCTCTGCCGTTCGGTGCCTTCCGGCGTGCGGTGCTTTGTCTCCATGGAAGCCAGGATGGCCTGCGGCTACGGCGGCTGTCTCGGCTGTGCCGTGCCGACCACCGGGGGGATGCGGCGGGCCTGCACCGACGGGCCGGTTTTTGCGGGAGAGGAGATCCTGTGGGATGAACTGGGATAG
- a CDS encoding nitronate monooxygenase has product MNWDRLACRVGDVALPTPVVIASGVWPLDTDEWCGQALEGVGAICTKGITAAPREGNSGHRIWETPCGMLNSIGLQNPGMERFCADALPSMLAGGVPLVANIAPASAEEIPWMLERLRPFGERLATVELNLSCPNVDRGGLSWGGSLEGIHEATSLARAGWPGALWVKISPQAASIGNAVEAAARAGGDAVVVANTWLGMAMDVEQERPAFRRTFAGLSGPAVFPLALRAVWEAAACDLLPVVACGGVADWRDLAAMLLAGASAVEVGTALCSDLTAPRRLCEGLDDHMEARGYRDLTRLVGKARCGQ; this is encoded by the coding sequence ATGAACTGGGATAGACTGGCATGCCGGGTGGGGGATGTGGCGCTGCCCACGCCGGTGGTGATCGCCTCCGGTGTCTGGCCGCTGGACACCGACGAGTGGTGCGGCCAGGCGCTGGAGGGCGTCGGCGCGATCTGTACCAAGGGGATCACGGCCGCGCCCCGTGAAGGCAACAGCGGACACCGGATCTGGGAGACCCCCTGCGGGATGCTGAACAGTATCGGTCTCCAGAATCCGGGTATGGAGCGGTTCTGTGCCGATGCCCTGCCTTCCATGCTGGCCGGGGGCGTACCCCTTGTGGCGAACATCGCGCCGGCTTCGGCAGAGGAGATCCCCTGGATGCTGGAACGGCTCCGCCCCTTTGGGGAGCGGCTGGCGACGGTGGAGCTGAACCTCTCCTGCCCCAATGTGGACAGGGGGGGACTCAGCTGGGGCGGCTCACTGGAGGGTATCCACGAAGCCACATCCCTGGCGCGCGCCGGCTGGCCGGGGGCGCTCTGGGTCAAGATCAGTCCCCAGGCCGCCTCCATCGGCAATGCCGTGGAAGCCGCGGCGCGTGCCGGTGGCGACGCGGTGGTGGTGGCCAATACCTGGCTGGGGATGGCCATGGATGTGGAGCAGGAGCGGCCGGCCTTCCGGCGGACCTTCGCGGGGCTCTCCGGTCCGGCGGTCTTCCCCCTCGCGCTGCGGGCGGTCTGGGAGGCGGCGGCCTGCGACCTCCTTCCCGTGGTGGCCTGCGGGGGCGTCGCCGACTGGCGGGATCTGGCCGCCATGCTGCTGGCCGGTGCGTCGGCGGTGGAGGTGGGCACGGCGCTCTGCTCGGACCTCACAGCGCCCCGAAGGCTCTGTGAAGGGCTGGACGATCATATGGAGGCGCGGGGATACCGCGACCTCACCCGGCTGGTCGGGAAGGCCCGCTGCGGTCAATGA
- the pyrF gene encoding orotidine-5'-phosphate decarboxylase — MAYVRERNPVILALDITVPEEALAFLEPLAGVLRYVKIGPALFLRGGIDVVRRVQGMGFSVFLDLKLHDIPNTVALAVESLGEAPPWSLTLHASGGAAMLRRAVAARDAHCPDMLLFGVSVLTSFNDAMLQEVSPGVPSMEELVVHRARLCAREGLDGLVCSPRELRFLPGRGELGLARVVPGIRPRDNAGDDQRRTATPAQAYGDGADYLVVGRPIREAADPAAVVESIVEETGGAREHE; from the coding sequence ATGGCGTATGTTCGCGAGAGAAACCCGGTGATCCTGGCGCTGGATATCACCGTGCCCGAGGAGGCTCTGGCCTTTCTCGAGCCGCTTGCCGGTGTGCTCCGGTATGTCAAGATAGGCCCCGCTCTCTTTCTGCGGGGCGGTATCGACGTGGTGCGGAGGGTGCAGGGGATGGGCTTTTCCGTCTTCCTGGATCTCAAGCTGCACGATATCCCCAACACCGTGGCGCTGGCCGTGGAGTCGCTGGGCGAAGCCCCTCCCTGGTCGCTCACGCTCCACGCCTCCGGCGGGGCGGCCATGCTCCGACGGGCCGTGGCGGCCCGGGACGCCCACTGCCCCGACATGCTGCTCTTTGGGGTGAGCGTCCTGACAAGCTTCAACGACGCCATGCTGCAGGAGGTCTCCCCGGGTGTGCCGTCGATGGAGGAACTGGTGGTCCACCGGGCCCGGCTGTGCGCCCGGGAGGGGCTGGACGGGCTGGTCTGTTCTCCCCGGGAACTCCGGTTCCTCCCCGGCAGGGGTGAGCTGGGGCTCGCCCGGGTGGTCCCGGGGATCAGACCCCGCGACAATGCCGGGGACGACCAGCGGCGTACGGCGACACCGGCGCAGGCCTATGGTGACGGAGCGGACTACCTGGTGGTGGGGAGGCCGATACGGGAGGCCGCGGACCCTGCCGCCGTGGTGGAATCCATCGTGGAGGAGACAGGAGGCGCGCGGGAACATGAATGA
- the pyrE gene encoding orotate phosphoribosyltransferase has product MNEMESTLYEQLEESGALQRGHFLLASGLHSEYYLQCARFLRFPAYAEAAGRALAGLLRETSPEVVVAPAVGGLIIGHEVARALGVPFLFCEREEGGMRLRRFDPPGGARFVVVEDVMTTGGSVAEVGEHMETLGAQWCGSGCIVRRGRKLRIPHQPAALLELEFPVYQPDTCPLCASGVPVSKPGSRGL; this is encoded by the coding sequence ATGAATGAGATGGAGTCGACGCTCTACGAACAGCTGGAGGAGTCCGGGGCGCTGCAGAGGGGACACTTTCTTCTTGCCTCAGGGCTGCACAGCGAGTACTACCTGCAGTGTGCCCGGTTCCTGCGCTTCCCCGCATACGCCGAGGCGGCGGGGCGGGCGCTGGCCGGGCTGCTGCGGGAAACCAGCCCCGAAGTGGTGGTGGCGCCGGCGGTGGGTGGATTGATCATCGGCCACGAGGTGGCCCGGGCGCTGGGGGTTCCCTTTCTCTTCTGCGAACGGGAGGAGGGGGGCATGCGCCTCCGCCGTTTCGACCCGCCTGGCGGCGCGCGGTTTGTCGTTGTCGAGGATGTCATGACCACCGGCGGATCGGTTGCCGAGGTGGGGGAACATATGGAAACGCTGGGTGCCCAGTGGTGTGGCTCCGGTTGTATTGTCAGACGCGGGCGGAAGCTGCGCATTCCGCACCAGCCGGCGGCGCTGCTTGAACTGGAGTTCCCCGTCTATCAGCCCGATACCTGTCCGCTCTGTGCGAGTGGTGTCCCGGTCTCAAAGCCGGGGAGTCGGGGGTTGTAG
- the mltG gene encoding endolytic transglycosylase MltG, translating to MVLLIAVVAYGALLALPVQWWQERIVLGRGEARTCVVTAGMSASEIAGVCRERGVVDDEKALVRWFVSLGLDRHLLPGVYTLRSGSPWEVAKQIEDADPTVLNTTVIPGMNVRTLAARLRMPAPEEEKMPAVEGALADEDNFPEGLRGILPTRSDDRIAFLLPQTYALPPVEGGAADALVAEASRLWWENFHDAVEGMEAGELLRKATLASIVEKEAKVDRERKTVAGVFVNRLDRGMPLQSCATVVYAWGERGIRKKRLTNEDLRIPSAYNTYLHAGLPPGPICIPSVPSWKAALNPEEHDYLYFVAGSGGEHIFSETFDQHIKAKNSRN from the coding sequence GTGGTACTGCTGATTGCTGTCGTTGCGTACGGTGCTCTCCTCGCTCTGCCTGTCCAGTGGTGGCAGGAGCGGATTGTGCTCGGCCGCGGCGAGGCCAGAACCTGTGTGGTCACGGCGGGCATGAGCGCTTCGGAGATTGCCGGTGTGTGCAGGGAACGCGGTGTTGTCGACGATGAGAAGGCGTTGGTCCGCTGGTTTGTCTCGCTGGGCCTGGACAGGCATCTGCTCCCCGGTGTCTATACGTTGCGTTCGGGCAGTCCCTGGGAGGTGGCCAAGCAGATCGAGGACGCCGACCCGACGGTGCTGAATACGACCGTCATCCCCGGGATGAATGTGCGTACCCTTGCGGCGAGGCTGCGGATGCCCGCGCCGGAGGAAGAGAAAATGCCTGCTGTGGAAGGAGCGCTGGCCGACGAAGACAACTTCCCGGAGGGGTTGCGGGGGATCCTGCCCACCCGTTCGGATGACCGAATCGCCTTTCTCCTGCCTCAGACCTACGCGCTTCCGCCGGTGGAAGGGGGCGCCGCAGATGCGCTGGTCGCCGAGGCCTCCCGGCTCTGGTGGGAAAACTTTCACGATGCTGTGGAGGGGATGGAAGCCGGGGAGCTTCTGCGGAAGGCCACACTGGCCTCGATTGTCGAGAAGGAGGCCAAGGTGGACCGGGAGCGGAAAACGGTGGCCGGGGTCTTTGTGAACCGACTCGACAGGGGGATGCCCCTGCAGTCCTGTGCGACTGTGGTCTACGCCTGGGGCGAGCGGGGGATCCGAAAGAAACGCCTCACCAATGAGGATCTCAGGATTCCGTCGGCCTACAACACCTACCTGCATGCGGGACTCCCGCCGGGGCCGATCTGTATCCCCTCCGTCCCGTCCTGGAAAGCGGCGCTCAACCCGGAGGAACACGACTATCTCTACTTTGTGGCGGGTTCCGGGGGGGAGCACATCTTTTCCGAGACCTTTGACCAGCACATCAAGGCGAAAAACAGCCGGAACTAG
- a CDS encoding 50S ribosome-binding GTPase, translating into MPNDGSLCPGCGAELQSERPGEPGYLPQKLREREGAVCQRCFRLHHYKEYHKPVVSDTGLRRALEEEWRQADAALVVIDPLTVDMLPRLLRQAEDAGVTVTAAFNKADLLYPARRAAELEAWLAARHGGLEVIACSASRGFRTGVLRERLLRSGAKRIVALGLPNAGKSTLLNSLAERERHTVSALPGTTVGALATSLGGGVTLVDFPGLASGTPLFPLLCPDCLAALSPKKRLSVTSLVLKPGKGIMLGGAVWVRYDAPAGSVSGEVEVAVPDTIAVHGTTAGREEELLHRHGAELFGVPCGSCVPSILERMGRWKDLVLERDRELSFPYWGWIRPLGAEPLKDITVLCPGDTPPSVRMAMSGESGAWGP; encoded by the coding sequence ATGCCCAATGATGGATCGTTGTGCCCCGGTTGCGGGGCTGAGCTCCAGTCCGAACGGCCGGGGGAGCCGGGATATCTCCCGCAGAAGCTCCGGGAGCGGGAAGGCGCTGTCTGCCAACGCTGTTTCCGGCTGCATCACTATAAGGAGTACCATAAACCGGTGGTGAGTGATACGGGGCTCCGCCGGGCTCTGGAGGAGGAATGGCGGCAGGCCGACGCCGCCCTTGTGGTCATTGATCCGCTTACGGTGGACATGCTGCCCCGGCTCCTCCGGCAGGCCGAGGATGCCGGCGTTACGGTAACGGCGGCCTTCAACAAGGCTGATCTGCTCTATCCGGCCCGGCGGGCCGCCGAGCTGGAGGCGTGGCTTGCCGCCCGCCACGGCGGCCTTGAGGTGATCGCCTGTTCCGCCAGCCGTGGCTTCCGGACCGGAGTGCTCCGGGAGCGCCTGCTCCGGAGCGGGGCGAAGCGGATCGTGGCCCTTGGTCTGCCGAATGCGGGGAAGAGCACGCTGTTGAACAGCCTTGCGGAGCGGGAACGCCACACCGTTTCAGCGCTGCCGGGAACCACCGTGGGCGCCCTCGCCACGAGTCTTGGCGGAGGGGTGACCCTGGTTGACTTCCCGGGGCTTGCGTCGGGAACCCCGCTTTTCCCCCTGCTTTGCCCAGACTGTCTTGCGGCCCTCTCCCCGAAAAAAAGGCTTTCGGTGACCTCCTTGGTGTTGAAGCCGGGAAAGGGTATCATGCTCGGTGGTGCCGTGTGGGTGCGGTACGATGCGCCCGCCGGCAGTGTCTCCGGGGAGGTGGAGGTTGCCGTGCCCGATACCATCGCCGTCCATGGAACCACGGCGGGCCGGGAAGAGGAACTCCTCCACCGTCACGGAGCCGAGCTGTTTGGTGTGCCCTGTGGTTCCTGCGTCCCGTCGATCCTGGAGCGGATGGGCCGATGGAAAGACCTCGTGCTGGAGCGGGACCGGGAGCTCTCCTTCCCCTACTGGGGATGGATACGGCCGCTCGGTGCGGAACCACTGAAAGATATCACCGTCCTCTGCCCCGGCGACACGCCTCCCTCCGTACGTATGGCGATGTCGGGCGAAAGCGGGGCATGGGGCCCGTAA